One genomic window of Pseudomonas aeruginosa includes the following:
- a CDS encoding GntR family transcriptional regulator, with protein sequence MTFKAPDSLAEQIAHHLAERIIRGELKERERIQEQKVTQTLNVSRGSVREALLILERRHLVNILPRRGAQVSELSPQHVESLYALIVQLYILLAESVARRWRSEAELAPFLVIQQRLLNNLAQSDIDGFVEASFDIMRAAFPFANNPYLQETVENLLPAVSRAYHLALERRKAEMNQFLGSFAQLLQAVIARDEARIREVLLEYGRHNCQLVLAALAER encoded by the coding sequence ATGACGTTCAAGGCCCCGGACAGCCTGGCAGAGCAGATCGCCCACCACCTCGCGGAACGCATCATCCGGGGAGAACTCAAGGAACGGGAACGTATCCAGGAGCAGAAGGTCACCCAGACCCTCAACGTCAGTCGCGGCTCGGTCCGCGAGGCGCTGCTGATTCTCGAACGCCGCCACCTGGTGAACATCCTGCCGCGCCGCGGCGCCCAGGTGTCCGAACTGTCCCCGCAACATGTGGAAAGCCTCTACGCGCTGATCGTGCAGCTCTACATCCTGCTGGCGGAAAGCGTCGCCCGGCGCTGGCGCAGCGAAGCCGAGCTGGCACCGTTCCTGGTCATCCAGCAGCGCCTGCTGAACAACCTGGCGCAAAGCGATATCGACGGCTTCGTCGAGGCCAGCTTCGACATCATGCGCGCGGCCTTTCCTTTCGCGAACAATCCCTACCTGCAGGAGACCGTCGAAAACCTGCTGCCGGCGGTGAGTCGCGCCTACCACCTGGCGCTGGAACGGCGCAAGGCGGAAATGAACCAGTTCCTCGGCAGTTTTGCTCAGCTCCTGCAAGCGGTGATCGCCCGTGACGAGGCGAGGATCCGCGAGGTCCTGCTGGAATACGGCCGCCACAACTGCCAGCTGGTGCTGGCCGCGCTCGCCGAACGCTGA